A window of Dorea formicigenerans contains these coding sequences:
- a CDS encoding response regulator, which produces MKKCKLVQNIMNFKFCYIIFCIIICFIVLSVPASAKENSDNVIRVGSFEETYNTVNEKGERSGYGYEYLQDIAGYAGWTYKYITSDWKNCFTQLENGEIDILGGISYTDERAENMLFSDMPMGEEKYYIYTDASNMDLTAGNLDSFEGKNIGVFKDNITEDVLNEWESKYGLHTKHINVSNTAEVMDKLSKHEIDCFVSVEEPRWEESEISPITSIGETEIYFAINPERPDIKEALDSAMRRIKDDNPFYTDDLYRRYLSAQSSSFLSKEEREWIGQHGAIRIGYLNQDGGISSVDPSTGKLTGVITDYVDLAENCLQGQTLEFELNGYETRSELLQALQDGKIDLIFHANQNPYFAETNGFALSDTLLTLNMAAITAKDSFDENKENIVAVEKDDFVLKAYLSYNYPQWKVVEYETSDAAVKAMQKGETDCIVSNSGTVSDYLKNNKLHSVFLTKEADVPFAVQQGKPVLLSILNKTLTSMPTTQFSGAVVSYNASSRKVTAKDFIQDNLLAVSLIVGISIFVVLCIILDSLKKSKRAEEKSKKSAEQALKLNQELEEKQQELQNALVEAQSANKAKTSFLNNMSHDIRTPINGIMGMLTILEKSGNDGERAKDCLNKIHESSKLLLSLINDVLDMAKLESDTVVFGDESINLDQVCQEITESLSFQAEEKGLHVIGEHDDYSGIYVWSNAVHLKKVLMNLFTNSMKYNKVNGSIYMSMRTIERSEDHMTCEFKIRDNGIGMSEEFIKNELFTPFVQADNSPRSDYNGTGLGMPIVKQLVEKMGGTITVESKLGEGSCFTVILPFKIDTNARPEEKEDFDADISDIRVLLVEDNELNVEIAEFMLTENGAKVETVNNGLEAVQHFEASEPGTYDVILMDVMMPVMDGLTAARTIRDLERQDAKTIPIIAMTANAFREDAERCMEAGMNAHLAKPLDDEKIKQTIREELRKQNTCHE; this is translated from the coding sequence ATGAAGAAGTGCAAATTAGTACAGAATATAATGAATTTCAAATTTTGTTACATTATATTTTGCATAATTATATGTTTTATTGTTTTATCCGTTCCTGCATCTGCCAAAGAAAACTCTGACAATGTTATCCGGGTAGGATCTTTTGAAGAAACTTATAATACCGTCAATGAAAAGGGAGAAAGAAGCGGCTATGGTTATGAGTATCTTCAAGATATTGCAGGTTATGCAGGTTGGACATATAAATACATAACAAGTGATTGGAAAAACTGCTTTACACAGTTGGAAAATGGAGAGATTGATATTCTTGGTGGCATTTCCTATACAGACGAACGTGCTGAAAATATGCTTTTTTCCGATATGCCTATGGGGGAAGAGAAATATTACATCTATACGGATGCATCCAATATGGATCTTACAGCAGGAAATTTGGATTCTTTTGAGGGAAAAAATATTGGTGTGTTTAAAGATAATATAACGGAGGATGTGCTTAACGAATGGGAATCAAAATATGGTCTGCATACGAAGCATATCAATGTTTCTAATACCGCAGAAGTTATGGACAAACTGTCGAAACATGAAATTGACTGCTTCGTTTCGGTAGAAGAACCCCGTTGGGAAGAATCGGAGATTTCGCCGATTACAAGTATTGGAGAGACAGAAATCTATTTCGCTATAAATCCAGAACGTCCGGATATCAAAGAAGCACTGGATAGTGCTATGCGCAGAATCAAGGATGACAACCCATTTTACACTGATGATCTCTATAGGCGTTATCTTTCTGCACAGAGCAGCTCGTTTCTTTCAAAAGAAGAAAGGGAGTGGATCGGGCAGCATGGAGCAATCAGGATAGGGTATCTGAATCAGGATGGAGGTATCAGTAGTGTAGATCCATCAACAGGCAAATTGACAGGTGTTATCACAGATTATGTGGATCTTGCAGAAAATTGTCTGCAAGGTCAGACTCTGGAATTTGAATTAAATGGATATGAGACAAGAAGTGAACTGCTTCAGGCATTGCAGGATGGAAAAATAGACCTGATTTTTCATGCAAACCAGAATCCATACTTTGCGGAAACAAATGGATTTGCTTTGTCGGATACGCTATTGACTCTCAATATGGCAGCAATTACGGCAAAGGATTCTTTTGATGAAAATAAAGAGAATATAGTTGCCGTTGAAAAAGATGATTTTGTATTGAAAGCATATCTTTCATACAATTATCCGCAATGGAAGGTTGTGGAATATGAAACATCAGATGCAGCAGTAAAAGCAATGCAGAAAGGGGAGACGGATTGTATTGTAAGCAATTCAGGTACTGTTTCAGACTATTTGAAAAATAATAAGCTTCATAGTGTTTTCCTGACAAAAGAAGCTGATGTTCCATTTGCTGTTCAGCAGGGAAAACCGGTTCTTTTGTCCATTCTGAATAAAACACTGACATCTATGCCTACAACTCAATTTTCAGGTGCAGTAGTTTCGTATAATGCTTCTTCACGAAAAGTTACAGCGAAGGATTTTATTCAGGACAATTTACTGGCTGTCTCACTCATAGTTGGAATCTCTATTTTTGTTGTCCTGTGTATAATTCTTGATTCTTTGAAAAAATCAAAACGTGCGGAAGAAAAATCCAAGAAGTCTGCTGAGCAGGCATTGAAGCTGAATCAGGAGCTTGAAGAAAAACAGCAGGAATTACAAAATGCACTTGTAGAAGCACAGAGTGCCAATAAGGCTAAGACTTCCTTTTTAAATAACATGTCTCATGACATCAGGACACCGATCAATGGCATTATGGGCATGCTTACAATTCTTGAAAAAAGCGGAAATGATGGTGAGCGGGCAAAAGATTGCCTGAATAAAATACATGAGTCTTCGAAACTGCTATTATCATTGATAAATGATGTTTTAGATATGGCAAAGTTAGAATCAGATACAGTGGTTTTTGGTGATGAATCCATCAATCTGGATCAGGTATGTCAGGAAATCACGGAGTCACTATCTTTTCAGGCAGAAGAAAAAGGACTTCATGTTATAGGAGAACATGATGATTACAGTGGTATATATGTTTGGAGCAATGCAGTTCATCTGAAAAAAGTATTGATGAATCTGTTTACAAACAGTATGAAGTACAATAAGGTGAATGGTTCTATTTACATGAGTATGAGAACGATTGAAAGATCAGAAGATCACATGACATGTGAATTTAAAATAAGAGATAATGGAATTGGAATGTCAGAAGAATTTATAAAAAATGAATTGTTTACTCCATTTGTACAGGCAGATAATTCCCCACGTTCTGATTATAATGGGACAGGTCTGGGAATGCCTATTGTGAAACAACTTGTAGAAAAGATGGGCGGAACCATAACAGTTGAAAGCAAGCTTGGTGAAGGAAGTTGTTTTACTGTAATACTTCCATTTAAAATTGATACGAATGCACGGCCAGAAGAAAAAGAAGATTTTGATGCAGATATATCAGATATCCGGGTATTGCTGGTTGAAGATAATGAGCTGAATGTGGAAATAGCAGAATTTATGCTGACGGAAAATGGAGCTAAAGTAGAAACAGTGAACAATGGGTTAGAAGCTGTTCAGCATTTTGAAGCTTCCGAACCGGGAACATACGATGTTATTTTAATGGATGTTATGATGCCGGTGATGGATGGTCTTACTGCTGCAAGAACAATAAGAGACCTGGAACGGCAAGATGCAAAAACAATCCCTATCATTGCTATGACTGCAAATGCATTCAGGGAAGATGCCGAAAGGTGTATGGAAGCAGGAATGAACGCACATCTTGCAAAGCCGTTGGATGATGAAAAAATTAAGCAGACCATAAGAGAAGAGTTGAGAAAGCAAAATACCTGTCATGAATGA
- a CDS encoding hybrid sensor histidine kinase/response regulator, whose product MMKNNYIKQKRKDQNPVNHWKIFEGRLVFLLAMVILIVVAYTFILQQAYTKTALKTEIERDISSADAVHKLVNDRLGRKDFNEIKSKADENTELFKNMSTYMNEIRTLNSTRYIYTATRNEDGRLIYVVDGLAPSAGDVRHPGDPIEKEMVPYIEKALSGKTVYSQDIVDTTWGPIFTACYPVTAEDESNEVIGAFCIEMDMQKAYGMVEKTNKLSIVLGCITACILLILCTCGYSVYKKQKENEQKQQKLLQEAARLADSANKAKSTFLFNMSHDIRTPMNAIIGYAELGEKHLKEPTILEDYFEKILLCGKKMLHLIDNILELARIENNQETLDETITDVSKNFDLCIDMFRKPIEEKHQTLKVNKNIRYPYLYMDDARSSEITINILSNAVKYTGEGGNISCTLNQYPGEKEGWSVLEIIIVDNGIGMSEEFQKHIFESFSQERSSSDSGIEGSGLGMGIVKKLVDLMNGKITVQSKPGAGSTFTITLPLKIANAEERNPKHADGQLNTKKLEGKRVLLVEDNDLNAEIATELLTEEGIMIERAENGVACIDMFNKAKQNYYSLILMDIQMPIMNGYEASRRIRELKDGSKSQIPIVAMTANAFEEDKKMALASGMNDHVAKPIDMNVLLPTIMKYM is encoded by the coding sequence ATGATGAAAAATAACTATATAAAACAAAAAAGAAAAGATCAAAATCCGGTAAATCATTGGAAAATTTTTGAGGGACGGTTGGTATTCCTTCTGGCAATGGTGATTTTGATTGTTGTTGCATATACTTTTATTTTACAACAAGCATATACCAAAACTGCTCTGAAAACAGAAATTGAACGAGATATTTCCAGTGCAGATGCGGTTCATAAGCTGGTAAATGACAGACTGGGACGAAAAGATTTTAATGAAATAAAAAGTAAAGCTGATGAGAATACAGAACTATTCAAGAATATGTCGACATATATGAATGAAATCAGAACGCTGAATTCTACGAGATATATTTACACAGCAACCAGAAATGAAGACGGTAGATTGATTTACGTTGTAGACGGACTGGCTCCATCGGCTGGTGACGTCAGACATCCAGGAGATCCGATTGAAAAGGAGATGGTTCCTTATATAGAAAAAGCACTTTCTGGAAAAACAGTATATTCTCAGGATATTGTTGATACAACATGGGGACCTATTTTTACAGCCTGTTATCCTGTGACAGCGGAAGATGAATCTAATGAAGTGATAGGTGCTTTCTGCATAGAAATGGATATGCAGAAAGCGTATGGAATGGTTGAGAAGACGAATAAGCTAAGTATTGTACTGGGATGCATTACAGCGTGTATTTTGTTAATATTATGTACCTGTGGATATTCTGTATATAAGAAGCAAAAAGAAAATGAGCAGAAACAGCAAAAACTATTGCAGGAAGCTGCAAGACTGGCCGATTCAGCTAATAAAGCAAAATCAACATTTCTGTTTAATATGTCTCATGATATTCGTACCCCTATGAATGCAATCATTGGATATGCAGAATTGGGAGAGAAACATTTAAAGGAGCCAACTATATTAGAGGATTACTTTGAAAAAATATTATTGTGCGGAAAGAAAATGTTGCATTTGATTGATAACATTCTTGAATTAGCACGAATCGAAAACAACCAAGAAACGCTGGATGAAACAATAACAGATGTTTCTAAAAACTTTGATTTATGTATTGATATGTTTAGGAAACCGATAGAAGAAAAACATCAAACACTGAAAGTCAATAAGAACATTCGATATCCATACCTGTATATGGATGATGCAAGATCATCTGAAATTACGATTAACATTTTGAGTAATGCTGTGAAATACACGGGTGAAGGCGGTAACATAAGCTGTACATTGAACCAATATCCCGGCGAAAAAGAAGGTTGGAGTGTATTAGAGATTATCATAGTAGACAACGGAATTGGAATGTCAGAAGAATTCCAAAAACATATTTTTGAATCATTTTCACAAGAACGATCTTCGTCAGACAGCGGAATAGAAGGTAGCGGACTTGGCATGGGAATCGTGAAGAAACTGGTGGATTTAATGAATGGCAAGATCACAGTTCAGAGCAAACCGGGAGCAGGTTCTACTTTTACAATCACGCTTCCATTAAAAATAGCAAATGCGGAAGAAAGGAATCCGAAACATGCAGACGGTCAGTTGAATACCAAAAAACTGGAAGGAAAAAGGGTTCTTCTGGTAGAAGATAATGACTTGAACGCAGAAATTGCAACGGAACTTTTGACGGAAGAGGGAATCATGATAGAAAGAGCGGAGAACGGCGTTGCATGTATTGATATGTTTAACAAAGCAAAGCAAAATTACTACAGTCTGATTCTGATGGATATTCAGATGCCGATTATGAACGGATATGAAGCATCCAGGAGAATTCGAGAACTGAAAGACGGTAGCAAATCGCAGATTCCAATTGTTGCAATGACAGCAAATGCGTTTGAAGAAGATAAGAAGATGGCTTTGGCAAGTGGCATGAATGATCATGTTGCAAAACCAATAGATATGAATGTATTATTGCCGACTATTATGAAATATATGTAA
- the bcp gene encoding thioredoxin-dependent thiol peroxidase: protein MLEVGIKAPDFELPDQNGKTHRLSDYTGKKVILYFYPKDNTAGCTKQACGFSERYPQFTEKGAVILGVSKDSVASHKRFEEKYGLAFTLLADPERKVIEAYDVWKEKKNYGKVSMGVVRTTYLIDEQGIIIKANDKVKAADDPENMLKELA, encoded by the coding sequence ATGCTGGAAGTAGGAATTAAAGCGCCTGATTTTGAATTGCCAGATCAAAATGGGAAAACACATAGATTATCGGATTATACAGGAAAAAAAGTGATTTTATATTTCTATCCCAAGGATAATACAGCGGGATGCACGAAACAGGCATGTGGTTTTTCTGAGCGTTATCCACAGTTTACTGAGAAGGGAGCTGTTATTCTCGGAGTAAGCAAGGACTCTGTAGCCTCTCACAAGAGATTTGAAGAAAAATACGGACTGGCATTTACGCTATTAGCAGATCCGGAGCGTAAAGTTATTGAAGCATATGATGTATGGAAAGAAAAGAAAAATTATGGCAAAGTCTCTATGGGAGTAGTAAGAACTACATATCTTATTGATGAACAGGGGATTATTATAAAGGCAAATGATAAAGTCAAGGCTGCAGATGATCCTGAAAATATGCTTAAGGAATTGGCATAA
- the yaaA gene encoding peroxide stress protein YaaA: MKIILSPAKKMIVDTDNLAPVELPVYIDKTAEVLNWMKSKSKEELKAIWKCNDKIAEQNFNRLENMDLYNRLTPAVLAYEGIAFQYMAPSVFEIQQFEYLQNHLRILSAFYGILKPMDGVTPYRLEMQAKVGIGDAKNLYEYWGELLYRSVIDDSRIIINLASKEYSKCIEKYLTPQDRYITIVFCELSGDKLVTKGTYAKMARGEMVRFIAENNIENPVEIQEFDRLGYSFRSDLSSDSEYIFERKIK, translated from the coding sequence ATGAAGATTATTTTATCACCTGCAAAAAAGATGATTGTAGATACCGATAACTTAGCACCGGTTGAACTGCCTGTCTATATTGATAAGACCGCAGAAGTATTAAACTGGATGAAAAGCAAATCAAAAGAAGAACTGAAAGCTATCTGGAAATGTAATGACAAGATTGCAGAGCAGAACTTTAACAGATTGGAAAATATGGATCTTTATAACAGGCTTACTCCGGCTGTTTTAGCATATGAAGGGATTGCATTTCAATATATGGCACCATCTGTGTTTGAAATCCAGCAGTTTGAGTATTTGCAAAATCATTTAAGAATCTTGTCTGCGTTTTATGGCATTTTAAAACCAATGGATGGTGTGACTCCTTATCGTCTTGAAATGCAGGCAAAGGTTGGAATTGGAGATGCAAAAAATCTGTATGAGTACTGGGGAGAATTGTTATACCGCTCAGTAATCGATGACAGTAGGATTATCATTAATCTTGCATCAAAAGAATACTCAAAATGTATAGAAAAGTATCTGACACCACAGGACAGATATATTACGATTGTATTTTGTGAGTTATCCGGAGATAAATTGGTAACAAAAGGTACCTATGCCAAGATGGCTCGTGGTGAAATGGTCAGATTCATAGCGGAAAATAATATTGAAAATCCGGTGGAGATTCAGGAATTTGACAGACTCGGATATTCGTTTAGGTCTGATTTATCTTCAGATTCCGAATATATATTTGAACGCAAAATAAAATAG
- a CDS encoding Fur family transcriptional regulator produces the protein MTSRRNTIQKDLVRNAVCEMKRHVTANEVYEFVKEFCPTIGKGTVYRNLDILVEEGDLRKVEVPDGPNRFDLTLKNHYHVRCVNCGEISDVDMDEILGLLEKIHDTHGTDFLGYDILFKGICPKCQKKIKDGQIY, from the coding sequence ATGACAAGTAGAAGAAATACCATTCAAAAAGATCTTGTAAGAAACGCTGTATGTGAAATGAAAAGACATGTTACGGCAAATGAAGTATATGAATTTGTAAAAGAATTCTGTCCTACAATCGGCAAAGGGACTGTATATAGAAATCTCGACATATTGGTAGAAGAAGGTGATTTAAGAAAAGTGGAAGTTCCGGATGGACCTAATCGGTTCGACCTTACATTAAAGAACCATTACCATGTGAGGTGTGTAAACTGCGGTGAGATTTCAGATGTGGATATGGATGAAATATTGGGCTTGCTAGAAAAAATTCATGATACACATGGAACGGACTTTTTAGGATACGACATATTATTTAAAGGTATTTGTCCGAAATGCCAGAAAAAGATAAAGGATGGGCAAATCTATTAA
- the rbr gene encoding rubrerythrin, which translates to MATNKYTGTQTEKNLQEAFAGESQARNKYTYFASVAKKEGYEQMSALFLKTADNEKEHAKMWFKELAGIGDTKENLAAAAEGENYEWTDMYDGFAKTAEEEGFPDLAAKFRAVGEIEKHHEERYRALLKNIETAQVFEKSEVKVWECRNCGHIVVGTKAPEVCPVCNHPQSYFEVHEENY; encoded by the coding sequence ATGGCTACTAACAAGTACACAGGAACACAGACAGAAAAAAATTTACAGGAGGCATTTGCAGGAGAATCACAGGCAAGAAATAAGTATACTTATTTTGCATCCGTAGCGAAAAAGGAAGGCTACGAGCAGATGTCAGCATTATTTTTAAAAACAGCAGATAATGAGAAAGAGCATGCTAAGATGTGGTTCAAGGAATTAGCAGGAATTGGTGATACAAAAGAAAACTTAGCTGCTGCTGCAGAAGGAGAGAACTACGAGTGGACAGATATGTATGATGGCTTTGCTAAAACAGCAGAGGAAGAAGGTTTCCCTGATCTTGCAGCAAAATTTAGAGCAGTAGGAGAAATTGAAAAGCACCATGAGGAGAGATATCGTGCACTTCTTAAGAACATTGAAACTGCTCAGGTGTTTGAGAAGAGCGAAGTGAAGGTATGGGAATGCCGTAACTGTGGACATATTGTAGTCGGAACAAAGGCTCCAGAGGTATGCCCGGTATGCAATCATCCACAGAGCTATTTTGAAGTACATGAAGAGAATTATTAA
- a CDS encoding L-lactate dehydrogenase yields the protein MINSKKAVMIGCGFVGSASVFALMQSGLFTEIVLIDADKNKAEGEAMDISHGIPFASPMKIYAGDYDDVADAAIVVISAGAGQKPGETRLDLVNKNVAIFKSIIPEIAKRDFAGIMLVVANPVDILTQVAIKLSGLPENRVIGSGTVLDSARLRYKLGEHLSVDSRSVHAFIVGEHGDSEVVAWSSANVSGVPLSEMCEMRGHYKHKEDTAEIATAVKNSAYEIINKKHATYYGIAMSVKRICEVIMRDEKSILPVSHMIHGVYDIDGVSLSMPAIVGADGIESDIPINLSGEEALKLKESADSLKKIIETIEL from the coding sequence GTGATTAATTCAAAAAAAGCAGTAATGATAGGCTGCGGCTTTGTTGGTTCTGCATCGGTATTTGCATTGATGCAGAGTGGCTTGTTTACAGAGATTGTCCTTATCGATGCAGATAAGAACAAGGCAGAAGGAGAAGCGATGGATATCAGTCATGGTATTCCATTTGCGAGTCCGATGAAAATATATGCCGGAGATTATGATGATGTGGCTGATGCTGCAATTGTTGTCATATCTGCCGGAGCGGGACAGAAACCGGGAGAGACAAGGCTTGATCTCGTAAATAAAAATGTAGCAATATTTAAGTCAATCATTCCTGAAATAGCAAAGAGAGATTTTGCAGGTATCATGCTTGTAGTTGCGAATCCGGTAGATATCCTGACTCAGGTAGCCATAAAGTTATCAGGACTTCCAGAAAACAGGGTTATTGGATCGGGCACTGTGTTAGATAGTGCCAGATTAAGATATAAGCTTGGTGAGCATTTATCTGTGGACAGCAGGAGTGTTCATGCATTTATAGTAGGTGAGCATGGAGACAGCGAAGTTGTAGCATGGTCATCAGCCAATGTATCTGGTGTTCCATTAAGTGAAATGTGTGAAATGCGTGGACATTACAAGCACAAGGAAGACACGGCAGAAATAGCTACAGCAGTCAAGAACAGTGCTTATGAGATTATAAACAAAAAGCACGCTACATATTATGGAATTGCAATGTCTGTAAAAAGAATCTGCGAAGTGATTATGAGAGATGAAAAATCAATACTTCCTGTATCACACATGATTCATGGAGTATATGATATTGACGGAGTATCGTTAAGTATGCCAGCTATTGTAGGTGCAGATGGTATTGAGTCGGATATACC